A genome region from Gemmatimonadaceae bacterium includes the following:
- a CDS encoding HAMP domain-containing histidine kinase, whose protein sequence is MSPTARAEVSRPRIRLRFTALYAATLLVVLLSAALIARFAIRRTLEQEFENSVRSSAGLVSQFFRTEVAEYRTTEATLAHIMSELVFEDRAIRIIQPDGRIFRGGRAARPRPHLDLGEIRSVRFPLDEALAPGWKVEIDANLSSTHALQHRIDQWLGIGIPLFVLTAAIAGWWLTGRTLRPVGAMADAAARIAPASGARLPIDNADDELGRLGARFNALLDRLDGALTQQRQFLADAAHELRTPIARIRARVEVSQLQLQQARAGGADIDPQRLATLAALDDELRSVSQQVEQLLQLARADAAGDEGTVELAPCYLDDLVADETPRWQPQAAHLGITLAFDDLEETPIVGDDTLLRRLLGVLLDNALRYTAAGGHVQLRVHPEGRFARLDVDDDGMGVPPAERPRIFDRFFRGAEARAKRADGSGLGLAIASWIVRRHGGRVAVGESPLGGARFTVHLPLRSADRQVASGHEV, encoded by the coding sequence ATGAGCCCAACCGCTCGTGCTGAGGTCAGCCGGCCGCGCATCCGCCTGCGCTTCACCGCGCTCTATGCGGCGACGCTGCTGGTGGTGCTGCTGTCGGCCGCGCTGATCGCCCGCTTTGCCATTCGCCGCACGCTCGAGCAGGAGTTCGAGAACTCCGTGCGCAGTTCGGCCGGGCTGGTCAGTCAATTCTTCCGGACGGAAGTGGCCGAGTATCGCACCACCGAGGCGACGCTCGCCCACATTATGAGTGAGCTGGTCTTCGAAGATCGGGCCATCCGCATCATTCAACCCGACGGCCGCATCTTCCGCGGTGGTCGCGCAGCACGGCCGCGCCCGCATCTCGACCTGGGGGAGATCCGGTCGGTCCGCTTCCCCCTCGACGAAGCGCTGGCGCCGGGGTGGAAGGTGGAGATCGATGCCAATCTGTCCAGCACCCACGCGCTGCAGCATCGCATCGATCAGTGGCTGGGGATTGGTATCCCGCTCTTCGTGCTGACCGCCGCCATCGCCGGCTGGTGGTTGACCGGACGGACGCTGCGACCGGTGGGCGCCATGGCCGACGCCGCGGCGCGCATCGCGCCGGCCAGCGGCGCGCGGCTCCCCATCGACAATGCCGACGACGAACTGGGGCGGCTCGGCGCGCGCTTCAATGCGCTGCTCGACCGGCTCGACGGCGCGCTCACGCAGCAGCGACAGTTTCTCGCGGACGCGGCGCACGAACTGCGCACGCCGATCGCGCGGATTCGCGCGCGGGTAGAGGTGTCACAGCTCCAGTTGCAGCAAGCGCGCGCTGGTGGGGCGGACATCGATCCGCAGCGCCTCGCCACGCTCGCCGCGCTCGACGACGAGCTGCGCTCGGTGTCGCAGCAGGTGGAGCAGCTGCTCCAGCTGGCGCGCGCGGATGCGGCGGGTGATGAGGGCACCGTGGAACTCGCCCCCTGCTACCTCGACGATCTGGTGGCCGATGAAACGCCGCGCTGGCAGCCGCAGGCCGCGCATCTGGGCATCACGCTCGCGTTCGATGACCTCGAGGAAACGCCGATCGTGGGCGATGACACGCTGCTGCGTCGCCTGCTGGGCGTACTGCTCGACAACGCCCTGCGCTACACGGCTGCCGGCGGGCACGTTCAACTGCGCGTGCACCCCGAGGGGCGCTTTGCCCGACTCGATGTGGACGACGATGGGATGGGCGTGCCCCCCGCCGAGCGTCCGCGCATCTTTGATCGGTTCTTCCGCGGCGCCGAGGCGCGCGCCAAGCGCGCCGATGGCAGTGGGTTGGGGCTCGCGATCGCGAGCTGGATCGTGCGGCGGCATGGGGGCCGCGTGGCCGTGGGCGAGAGCCCGCTCGGGGGCGCACGGTTTACCGTGCACCTCCCGCTGCGCTCAGCAGACCGGCAGGTCGCGTCGGGGCACGAAGTATGA
- a CDS encoding efflux RND transporter periplasmic adaptor subunit produces MRFTSSFAPLARAAVLLTLGTACGKSADQPAVAAGAATGAAPALTDTTTFSAEAVRIAGLTVDTARTLPWQTTVTVPGRLMLDPQSLETIGSIVEGRITHTLVRVGDVVKPGQVLVLIHSHEIMDARSGLARAKAAVAAAEAERDLAISAADRAHRLFDAKAMSRAEVERADVARRVALSGYDQATAERQRYESLIEHLVGSGPMPAEADEHDVLIRTPIAGIVTAREAQPGTVVLPGTPLVTVGSTDRLQLQMHLAESAAVGVAAGSTVRFTLTEDPTEVGEAVVTRVAPTVDTLTRTIEVIAQPKGKSKGRAESFVQAEILGQHGTPSLVVPAAAVQALDGDTVVFAAEPRGAGLFVKAMPVRVGRRSTQRVELAAGVAEGTAVVVKGAAIAKAELLKRRAAGGGE; encoded by the coding sequence ATGCGATTCACGTCTTCCTTCGCCCCCCTGGCGCGCGCCGCGGTGCTCCTCACGCTGGGCACCGCCTGCGGCAAGAGTGCTGATCAACCCGCGGTCGCAGCGGGTGCCGCTACCGGAGCTGCCCCTGCGCTGACCGACACCACCACCTTCTCCGCTGAAGCCGTGCGTATCGCCGGATTGACGGTCGACACGGCGCGTACACTCCCGTGGCAGACCACCGTCACCGTGCCGGGCCGCCTGATGCTCGACCCGCAGTCGCTCGAAACGATCGGCTCCATTGTGGAGGGGCGCATCACGCATACGCTGGTGCGCGTGGGTGATGTGGTGAAGCCCGGCCAGGTCCTCGTGCTCATTCACAGCCACGAGATCATGGACGCCCGAAGCGGCCTCGCGCGTGCCAAGGCCGCCGTCGCGGCTGCGGAAGCGGAGCGCGATCTCGCCATCTCGGCAGCTGATCGTGCCCATCGCCTGTTTGACGCGAAGGCCATGTCGCGCGCGGAGGTGGAGCGCGCCGATGTCGCCCGACGCGTCGCGCTGTCGGGCTACGATCAGGCCACCGCCGAACGGCAGCGGTATGAATCGCTCATCGAGCATCTCGTGGGCAGCGGGCCGATGCCGGCCGAAGCCGATGAGCATGACGTGCTCATTCGCACCCCGATCGCCGGCATCGTCACCGCTCGTGAGGCGCAGCCGGGTACCGTGGTGCTGCCGGGTACGCCGCTGGTCACGGTGGGCAGCACCGACCGCTTGCAGTTGCAGATGCACCTGGCGGAATCCGCGGCGGTGGGCGTGGCGGCGGGAAGCACGGTGCGATTCACGTTGACCGAGGACCCCACGGAGGTGGGCGAGGCGGTGGTGACCCGTGTGGCGCCCACGGTGGATACGCTCACCCGCACGATCGAGGTGATCGCCCAGCCGAAGGGCAAGAGCAAAGGGCGCGCCGAGTCGTTCGTGCAGGCCGAGATTCTGGGGCAGCATGGTACGCCGTCGCTGGTGGTGCCGGCGGCCGCGGTGCAGGCGCTCGACGGGGACACGGTGGTCTTTGCCGCCGAGCCGCGCGGTGCCGGCTTGTTCGTGAAGGCGATGCCGGTGCGGGTCGGCCGGCGCAGCACGCAGCGGGTGGAACTGGCGGCGGGCGTCGCTGAAGGCACGGCGGTCGTCGTGAAGGGCGCCGCCATCGCGAAGGCGGAGTTACTCAAGCGGCGCGCCGCCGGCGGCGGAGAGTAA
- a CDS encoding TolC family protein — MNPHSVHFTRRVGTPRWLPGVLLAVLLTASGAKAQSRAPSGTPRATPTMDPAALDLASALATARRSGPLAALVSARRDVAVGRVRETAQWPNPTLEWRRENLASPLAPDIFATAYIPLDITGRRLALRQSVGAGTLRATADAEAERRNAEIEVARAWLRAAVADGLRALVQRQYDALREIADVDAQRLREGLVAEAVGLRTSLEADRARVAVVSANAEASRARAELARLMGVRDDSISTLAPLIAPTLPAPPDSLLVRRAALRLRPEVQARDAAVQETQRRLAAERRGLFGDLQLQGGTKQTGGFQTGQIGFGMPMPFFNRNGGARQRAGGEAMEARILRADVERAVSGAVSAAWRTYMDVRAVARDAATFDARGREVSRIARVAYREGHVTLTELLDAERAAFDAMQAHLRWAADAWLARLELERAIGARLDADAPLDLPLLSTATAPGF; from the coding sequence ATGAACCCCCATTCAGTGCACTTCACCCGGCGGGTCGGTACTCCGCGCTGGCTGCCGGGCGTCCTGCTGGCCGTCCTCCTGACGGCCTCCGGTGCGAAGGCGCAGTCCCGTGCGCCGTCCGGTACGCCACGCGCCACCCCAACGATGGACCCGGCGGCGCTCGATCTGGCCAGCGCCCTCGCGACCGCTCGGCGGTCCGGCCCGCTGGCGGCCCTCGTGTCGGCGCGGCGTGATGTGGCGGTGGGCCGCGTCCGTGAGACGGCGCAATGGCCCAACCCGACGCTCGAATGGCGGCGCGAGAACCTCGCGAGCCCGCTCGCGCCAGACATCTTCGCCACCGCCTATATCCCCCTCGATATCACCGGGCGGCGGCTGGCGCTGCGCCAGTCCGTTGGCGCGGGCACGCTCCGCGCAACGGCCGATGCCGAAGCGGAGCGTCGGAACGCCGAGATCGAGGTGGCCCGCGCCTGGTTGCGCGCTGCCGTCGCCGACGGGCTCCGCGCGCTGGTGCAACGGCAGTATGACGCGCTGCGCGAGATCGCCGATGTCGATGCGCAGCGGTTGCGCGAAGGGCTCGTGGCAGAAGCAGTCGGGCTGCGCACGTCGCTCGAAGCCGACCGGGCGCGCGTCGCGGTGGTCTCGGCGAACGCCGAAGCATCGCGCGCTCGCGCCGAACTCGCGCGCCTGATGGGAGTCCGCGACGATTCCATCAGTACGCTGGCGCCGCTGATCGCGCCGACGTTGCCGGCACCACCTGATTCGCTGCTGGTGCGACGCGCGGCGCTGCGGCTCCGCCCGGAAGTGCAGGCGCGCGATGCGGCCGTGCAGGAAACCCAGCGGCGGCTCGCCGCCGAGCGGCGCGGTCTCTTCGGGGATCTGCAGCTGCAGGGTGGAACCAAGCAGACCGGCGGCTTTCAGACCGGGCAGATCGGATTCGGCATGCCGATGCCGTTCTTCAATCGCAACGGCGGCGCCCGCCAGCGCGCCGGTGGCGAAGCGATGGAAGCGCGCATTCTACGCGCCGATGTCGAGCGCGCCGTGAGCGGTGCGGTGAGTGCCGCCTGGCGCACCTACATGGACGTGCGCGCGGTGGCCCGCGATGCGGCGACGTTCGATGCCCGCGGTCGCGAGGTCTCGCGCATTGCGCGCGTGGCCTATCGCGAAGGCCATGTGACACTCACGGAACTGCTCGACGCCGAACGCGCGGCCTTCGACGCGATGCAGGCGCATCTGCGCTGGGCGGCCGACGCCTGGCTCGCGCGCCTTGAACTTGAACGCGCCATCGGCGCACGGCTCGACGCCGATGCCCCGTTGGACCTTCCTTTGCTCTCCACCGCGACCGCGCCGGGCTTCTGA
- a CDS encoding flagellar protein FliS: MIDADRPSSDPLARLVRAYDRAINACEAFDQRGAREAISVLRCALDLDSAASRSFDALYAWCEESVDVHDFVAAAQCLRTLRDAWRRAMQPQPSARSYFVPRRDLPVC; the protein is encoded by the coding sequence GTGATCGACGCCGATCGCCCGTCGAGCGACCCTCTCGCCCGGCTGGTGCGGGCGTACGATCGCGCCATCAACGCCTGCGAGGCCTTCGACCAGCGGGGCGCGCGCGAAGCGATCAGCGTGCTGCGCTGTGCGCTCGATCTCGACTCCGCCGCCTCGCGCAGCTTCGATGCGCTCTATGCATGGTGCGAAGAATCGGTGGATGTGCACGATTTCGTGGCCGCGGCGCAGTGCCTGCGCACGCTCCGCGACGCGTGGCGCCGCGCGATGCAGCCGCAGCCGAGTGCGCGGTCATACTTCGTGCCCCGACGCGACCTGCCGGTCTGCTGA